One window from the genome of Deinococcus sp. NW-56 encodes:
- a CDS encoding twin-arginine translocase TatA/TatE family subunit, with the protein MPNIGAAELMLIVVVALLVFGPRKLPELGRSVGQALREFRRTTRSVTDELRAGLEDVRDRP; encoded by the coding sequence ATGCCCAATATCGGAGCCGCCGAACTGATGCTGATCGTGGTCGTCGCCCTGCTGGTGTTCGGCCCCCGCAAGCTCCCCGAACTCGGCAGGAGTGTCGGCCAGGCGCTGCGCGAATTTCGCCGTACCACCCGCAGCGTGACCGACGAACTGCGGGCCGGGCTGGAGGACGTGCGCGACCGTCCGTAA
- a CDS encoding RNA polymerase sigma factor, producing the protein MSAEPPAEPTDETLLRQMAGGDEAALVELHARYARLLTALGYRMLRQREDVDACVQDAFMNAWRHAARFDPSRARAKTWLVSIAHHRFLQHLRDRPDLSLELGDWDTPTPAPDHEGKLLAGRALGVLDPAQRELIELAYYRGHSHSELAALTGLPLGTVKSRLRSALERMRGALRPEEGEETP; encoded by the coding sequence ATGTCCGCCGAGCCGCCCGCCGAACCCACCGACGAGACGCTGCTGCGGCAGATGGCCGGGGGCGACGAGGCCGCGCTGGTAGAGCTGCACGCCCGTTACGCGCGGCTGCTGACGGCTCTGGGCTACCGGATGCTGCGCCAGCGTGAGGACGTGGATGCCTGCGTGCAGGACGCCTTCATGAATGCGTGGCGGCACGCAGCCCGCTTCGACCCCTCGCGGGCACGGGCAAAAACGTGGCTGGTGAGCATCGCGCATCACCGCTTTCTCCAGCACCTGCGCGACCGCCCGGACCTGAGCTTGGAGCTCGGAGACTGGGACACGCCCACCCCCGCCCCCGACCACGAGGGCAAGCTGCTGGCGGGCCGCGCCCTGGGTGTGCTGGACCCCGCGCAGCGCGAGCTGATCGAACTGGCGTACTACCGGGGGCACTCGCACTCGGAACTCGCCGCGCTGACCGGGCTGCCGCTGGGCACGGTCAAGTCCCGCCTGCGTTCGGCCCTGGAGCGGATGCGCGGGGCGCTGCGCCCGGAGGAAGGAGAAGAGACCCCATGA
- a CDS encoding anti-sigma factor domain-containing protein, which yields MTPDRDDLLAYALGTLSPAEAARVEAELDRDPALRAELRADLDALALLLDDLDPAAVPVPAGAGEALLARVRAEGSPVQGAVPTPLPPARPPRRWPVAVALVAALALIFVLLPRPQPDPLEAYLETPGAVERSLESDGERVGTLVQLPEGRVYVHLSRPLPPERTYQLWRIENGTPVSLGVFERGLLVTLAPGSTLAVSVEPPGGSPQPTTTPLFVQPL from the coding sequence ATGACGCCCGACCGCGACGACCTGCTGGCCTACGCCCTGGGGACCCTCTCCCCGGCGGAGGCGGCGCGGGTCGAGGCCGAACTGGACCGCGACCCGGCGCTGCGGGCCGAGTTGCGGGCGGACCTGGACGCGCTCGCGCTGCTGCTGGACGACCTCGACCCGGCGGCGGTGCCTGTACCCGCAGGCGCCGGGGAGGCGTTGCTGGCGCGGGTGCGGGCGGAGGGGTCACCTGTGCAGGGAGCGGTCCCGACCCCACTCCCGCCCGCCCGCCCGCCACGCCGCTGGCCCGTCGCCGTGGCCCTCGTCGCCGCGCTGGCCCTGATCTTCGTGTTGCTGCCGCGCCCGCAGCCCGACCCGCTGGAGGCGTACCTGGAGACGCCCGGCGCCGTCGAGCGGTCCCTGGAATCGGACGGCGAGCGCGTCGGAACACTGGTGCAGTTGCCGGAGGGCCGGGTCTACGTCCACCTGTCGCGCCCCCTGCCCCCCGAGCGGACCTACCAACTGTGGCGGATCGAGAACGGCACGCCCGTCTCGCTGGGCGTCTTCGAGCGCGGCTTGCTGGTGACCCTGGCCCCCGGCTCCACCCTGGCCGTCAGCGTGGAGCCGCCCGGAGGCAGTCCCCAGCCCACGACCACGCCGTTGTTCGTGCAACCGCTCTGA